Proteins co-encoded in one Aspergillus flavus chromosome 2, complete sequence genomic window:
- a CDS encoding glycosyltransferase — protein MISEYVGEIEELPPDPRIWSGKRYRKYLYHTAQAAIWTSTVYYPIRLLMILLEAQQSWPMWLMLAVEAIFGRLSYQDQRLTVAAGGEPERGPRKRLRLRGSHNLPRVDVLIPCCGEPVSVILDTVRAACTMDYPESQLRVLVLDDGASTQLRDAVSELHSKWPYLFYHTRGRQSGRVFAKAGNLNYALFTIQKDTPPEFCAILDADSIPKPDFLRATLPHLLLSPQTALVTTRQYFDNLPAGDPLSQSRLHFYTCQNAELDRCGRAIDAGSGAVFRRNAIIDVGGYPTFSFSEDWQLSLILRGMGYRTVQVQEPLQFGLVPTSLEGHIAQRNRWHIGHSQQLFTLRPPTSSSIPRHLQWSIACGGLAITLGLVGHVIGYGAVPWLLMSRSLIPASSSFLIKTQVILGLLHVSTMWAYGWLQTAHAGIRGSPFSQLENSWLAGAHLSAVIRFHFISSAPKGSFVTGSKENSWNRITKSSFYKMLYQDLWQNGILQSICLLLATIAAMLLSTWTTLTTTDSELLTTRLLTTIAWPPLLHICYLTVTNHWVPVAYLLSPPVYPARASQMAVLGSKE, from the exons ATGATTTCTGAATATGTCGGCgagatcgaagaacttcCACCTGACCCGCGAATATGGTCTGGAAAGCGATACCGCAAGTATCTCTACCATACAGCCCAAGCGGCAATATGGACCTCCACTGTCTATTACCCCATTCGCTTACTTATGATTCTGCTGGAGGCTCAACAATCCTGGCCAATGTGGTTAATGTTGGCTGTGGAAGCTATATTTGGTC GCTTGTCTTATCAAGATCAGCGCCTCACCGTTGCGGCCGGTGGGGAACCTGAGCGCGGGCCGCGAAAAAGGCTACGGCTTCGGGGCAGCCACAACCTGCCACGAGTCGATGTCTTGATCCCCTGCTGCGGCGAGCCAGTTAGTGTAATCTTGGACACCGTTCGCGCTGCCTGCACTATGGACTACCCAGAGTCTCAGCTACGAGTGCTTGTCCTTGACGATGGCGCTTCAACCCAGCTGCGTGATGCTGTCTCGGAGTTGCACTCTAAATGGCCTTATCTCTTCTATCACACACGCGGTAGGCAATCTGGCCGAGTGTTTGCCAAAGCCGGAAACCTGAACTATGCACTATTCACTATTCAGAAAGATACTCCACCGGAGTTCTGTGCTATTCTGGATGCAGATTCTATCCCAAAGCCGGACTTTCTCAGAGCAACCCTTCCCCACTTGCTTCTAAGCCCCCAGACAGCGTTGGTTACTACCCGGCAATATTTTGACAACCTTCCTGCCGGGGACCCCCTCTCGCAATCTCGCCTTCATTTTTACACCTGCCAGAACGCCGAGCTAGACCGCTGTGGACGTGCGATTGATGCAGGGTCCGGGGCGGTGTTCCGGCGCAACGCAATCATTGATGTTGGTGGGTATCCTACCTTTTCATTCTCAGAAGATTGGCAGCTTTCCCTGATATTGCGGGGCATGGGATACCGTACTGTCCAAGTACAAGAGCCGCTGCAATTCGGGCTTGTTCCCACATCTCTCGAAGGGCACATTGCCCAGAGAAACCGATGGCACATTGGTCATTCCCAGCAACTGTTTACTTTACGGCCGCCGACCAGCAGTTCCATACCACGCCACCTTCAGTGGAGCATTGCATGCGGTGGCTTGGCCATCACTTTGGGATTGGTAGGCCATGTCATTGGATATGGTGCTGTTCCGTGGCTTTTAATGTCCCGGTCGCTGATCCCCGCCTCTTCGTCCTTCCTGATCAAGACTCAGGTAATTCTGGGCTTGCTTCATGTCTCTACCATGTGGGCGTATGGGTGGCTCCAGACTGCCCATGCGGGGATTCGAGGATCCCCATTTTCGCAGCTGGAAAACAGTTGGCTAGCTGGCG CACACCTTTCTGCCGTCATACGATTTCATTTCATCTCAAGCGCTCCCAAAGGATCATTCGTCACCGGAAGCAAAGAGAATTCCTGGAATCGCATCACGAAGTCTTCGTTTTATAAAATGCTGTACCAGGATCTCTGGCAAAATGGCATTTTGCAAAGCATCTGCCTGCTTCTCGCCACAATCGCCGCGATGTTATTGTCAACATGGACGACACTGACCACTACCGACAGTGAATTATTGACCACACGATTACTTACTACAATTGCCTGGCCGCCACTGTTGCACATTTGCTATCTGACCGTTACTAACCATTGGGTACCGGTTGCGTACCTTTTAAGCCCTCCCGTTTACCCGGCTCGGGCATCTCAGATGGCCGTACTGGGTAGCAAAGAATGA
- a CDS encoding phenylpropionate dioxygenase (Rieske 2Fe-2S family protein): MSSIWKNYFGQDEVASSGATPPNDKTPIQALPANWYTSPEMWELERRAIFSRKWMLITHKLRLPSTGDYLVYSIAGYPFILVRDKDGNFNAFHNVCRHRAFPVATEEKGKARIFACKYHGWSYGLNGKLAKAPGYQDLEGFDKNKNGLFQIHVHVDNNGFIWVNLDAKEQPEIAWEDDLSKVDLQERFNGINWDEYNFDHTWEMEGDFNWKILADHYNECYHPDTSDNGATTDSSIVDYTNSTPEQIARGLRITSTYYFPNASMTIFPHFFFLQRIVPTSATKCMTRYEVYRNKDSSDEDFELISQTYKRIMSEDKDLCTDAQKNLSNHIEKGSLDFQTVVRELVLEHYKKEQEAGREIWPTRQTLPTSATTSEEDMTFCNKLDAQAKGSDCSTTAGGCCGGTGCQPNETLVF, from the exons ATGTCCTCTATCTGGAAGAACTACTTCGGCCAAGATGAGGTCGCCTCCTCAGGTGCCACCCCACCGAACGACAAGACCCCCATTCAGGCCTTGCCTGCCAACTGGTATACCTCTCCCGAGATGTGGGAATTGGAGCGACGTGCGATCTTTTCCCGCAAGTGGATGTTAATCACCCACAAGCTGCGCCTCCCTAGCACCGGTGATTACTTAGTCTATTCCATTGCCGGCTACCCCTTCATCCTAGTCCGCGACAAGGATGGCAACTTCAACGCTTTCCACAACGTCTGCCGACACCGTGCCTTCCCCGTGGCGACTGAGGAGAAGGGTAAGGCCAGAATCTTCGCATGCAAGTACCACGGCTGGTCATATGGCCTGAATGGTAAACTTGCCAAGGCTCCTGGCTACCAGGACCTCGAGGGGTtcgacaagaacaagaatggTCTTTTTCAGATCCATGTTCACGTCGATAACAACGGATTCATATGGGTCAACTTAGACGCCAAGGAACAGCCCGAGATCGCATGGGAAGATGACTTGAGCAAGGTTGATTTGCAGGAGCGTTTTAATGGCATCAACTGGGACGAGTACAACTTCGACCACACCTGGGAGATGGAGGGCGACTTCAACTGGAAGATCCTTGCCGACCACTATAATGAATGCTACCACCCAGATACTTCCGACAACGGCGCTACCACGGATAGTAGCATTGTTGACTACACTAACTCCACCCCGGAGCAGATTGCCCGTGGTTTGAGGATTACCAGCACTTACTACTTCCCTAACGCTTCTATGACTATTTT CccccacttcttcttcttgcagaGAATTGTGCCGACCTCCGCCACCAAATGTATGACGCGGTATGAGGTTTATCGCAACAAGGACTCCAGCGACGAAGACTTCGAGTTAATTAGCCAAACGTACAAGCGGATCATGTCCGAGGACAAGGACCTCTGCACAGACGCCCAGAAGAACCTGAGTAACCACATAGAGAAGGGATCCCTCGACTTCCAGACGGTTGTGCGAGAGCTTGTTCTAGAGCACTACAAGAAAGAGCAGGAAGCAGGTCGTGAGATCTGGCCAACTCGCCAAACACTCCCGACCAGCGCCACCACCAGCGAGGAGGACATGACCTTCTGTAACAAGCTGGATGCTCAAGCCAAGGGGTCTGATTGCTCAACAACGGCCGGCGGGTGCTGTGGTGGCACGGGCTGCCAACCTAATGAAACACTTGTCTTTTAG
- a CDS encoding putative amino acid transporter — MSHPEDTIHRLHPSDPGLMPEKPEKASSQHSNLSSEFVPDIQRGTILGNDVHAGLQRRLGNRQIQLVAIGGSIGTAIFVTIGDALRKSGPGGLLLAFLIYNAMLAMVNNSMAEMSTYMPVSGGFIYLAGKWVDDALGFMVGWNFFLYEAIMIPFEITAINLVLSFWRNDIPPAAVCVACIVIYACLNALAVKGYGEAEFWLSGGKVILIFILFAFTFVTMVGGNPQHDTFGFRHWRHPGPFAEYLRTDDLGRFEGFLAALWAASYTCVGPEYISMVAAEAKYPRIYIKNAFKTAYWRFGVFFVGSALCCGILVAYNDPTLVAVYSGESEGAGTAAASPYVIAMNNLGVGVLPHIVSALLVTTIFSAGNTYTYCATRSLYGLSIDGKAPKFLSKCTKGGVPIRCVAVVMAFPFLSFLTLSSSSSQVLTWLMNLLTAAAIIDYIVMCVTYICFYRACKAQGFDRSKLPYKGWFQPWCAIIGVLWMTMVVTCYGYTSFTPWDVTTFFTHYTMLLFDIIAFAGWKLFKQTRILRPDELDLVLEAPDITAYEEAAKINNPPIGFWAELIQPFRPRWKKSQGQLDNTA, encoded by the exons ATGTCGCACCCAGAGGACACCATCCATCGCTTGCATCCTAGTGATCCCGGACTGATGCCCGAGAAACCCGAGAAAGCGTCATCCCAACACTCCAACCTATCTTCCGAATTTGTCCCAGATATCCAGCGCGGCACTATCTTGGGCAATGATGTCCACGCTGGACTTCAACGTAGACTCGGCAATCGACAGATACAGCTGGTCGCCATTGGTGGTTCCATTGGAACTGCCATATTCGTGACCATCGGAGACGCACTCCGTAAATCAGGCCCTGGAGGTCTATTGTTAGCATTTCTGATCTACAATGCCATGCTCGCTATGGTCAACAACTCCATGGCGGAAATGTCGACATACATGCCCGTGAGCGGTGGTTTCATCTACCTGGCCGGCAAATGGGTCGACGATGCACTAGGTTTCATGGTCGGCTGgaacttcttcctctatgAAGCCATCATGATCCCCTTCGAAATCACCGCGATTAATTTGGTGCTGTCCTTCTGGCGTAACGATATCCCCCCTGCGGCTGTCTGTGTTGCTTGTATTGTAATATACGC TTGCCTGAATGCCCTGGCCGTCAAAGGTTATGGCGAAGCCGAATTTTGGCTCTCCGGTGGGAAAGTCATCCTGATCTTTATCCTGTTCGCCTTTACCTTTGTCACGATGGTAGGAGGTAATCCGCAGCACGATACCTTCGGATTCCGCCATTGGCGCCATCCTGGCCCGTTCGCAGAATATCTGCGCACGGACGACCTCGGCCGATTCGAAGGCTTCTTAGCCGCGCTTTGGGCGGCTTCCTACACTTGTGTCGGTCCGGAGTACATCTCGATGGTAGCTGCGGAAGCGAAGTATCCTCGTATCTACATCAAGAATGCGTTCAAAACCGCTTACTGGCGTTTCGGAGTCTTCTTCGTGGGAAGTGCTCTTTGCTGCGGTATCCTAGTCGCCTATAATGATCCAACTCTGGTCGCAGTGTACTCTGGTGAATCTGAAGGTGCAGGGACTGCTGCTGCATCGCCGTATGTAATCGCAATGAATAATTTAGGGGTTGGTGTATTGCCACATATTGTCAGTGCCCTCCTAGTGACGACTATCTTTTCTGCCGGCAACACGTACACCTACTGCGCTACGAGGAGTCTATATGGCCTCAGTATTGATGGTAAGGCTCCAAAGTTCTTGAGCAAGTGTACGAAGGGAGGGGTGCCAATCCGCTGCGTCGCCGTAGTAATGgcatttccctttctttccttcttaACATTATCCAGCAGCTCGTCGCAGGTCTTAACCTGGCTCATGAATCTCTTGACTGCAGCCGCCATTATCGATTATATTGTCATGTGCGTCACATATATTTGTTTTTATCGAGCATGCAAAGCGCAGGGTTTCGACCGTTCTAAGCTTCCTTACAAGGGCTGGTTTCAGCCTTGGTGCGCCATTATCGGTGTTCTGTGGATGACGATGGTTGTAACCTGTTACGGGTACACCAGCTTTACCCCCTGGGATGTGACGACCTTTTTCACTCACTATACGATGCTTctatttgatatcattgcaTTTGCCGGGTGGAAATTATTTAAACAAACAAGAATATTGCGCCCAGATGAACTTGATCTTGTTTTAGAAGCTCCCGACATTACTGCATACGAAGAGGCCGCCAAAATAAACAACCCCCCTATTGGTTTCTGGGCTGAGCTCATTCAGCCTTTCAGGCCAAGGTGGAAAAAGTCTCAAGGGCAGCTAGACAATACAGCTTGA
- a CDS encoding C6 transcription factor, with protein sequence MMPRESNRGRLRSHEACLNCRRKKTRCPAERPSCSNCVRLNQPCLYTSARRASRGGQSEDRLASLEEKVNLILSGSRPVKAARQDQKREELDDIPEAPYSKNSNPSSGEPAFERFSPGSGSFSFGFGNNEDSNLHPSSAAVSKALELYFHYCHRQPIWCFDYEDLEEKGSLSDELIYSVLALTARFSREPGQSQRYGNTARTLIMLRVANGTVDLETIESLCLLSYSSFIDGDVHLGRFHLGLAFQLCRSAMMDVESGYPLESPLTERKKRLFWSLQSLEQTYGQQNGFLSLPAENLRPFCAPNGGDRGSSKEFEPKPPQLPRDDIGCSSPNDIGIWSLAVHFGWVWSRVRTYVSHCAQNRLKEPWRHDSMYTMILSDLTEVENKLSQCHRYDSVKFYERKADELRMNRGYWTPWLKAQFTYHCILTVLNHPFLYIVASQSNPNLSIPNAFWRRSSELVVLHATWLVRMIDMVSERKMRLIDPFFGHAAAIAATVHLYYCCAADPRLKQKSKIDFDKCRTFLKSFVPFSAACKALDQTLDKMTRIACGSENVNYDWMPSKIHLSIPLMWDLLQINCMPEPREMSGGLLHPTLIPAISRDDTGESSCTLEVIVAMSPEVTVNTADGGQAAHMQPSVTNMSSVQSSPDSLAFADKLVAPADSLMMNTPWLWTGQFPDMDNMDYQEPESGMGNVDGFSAWWDIGNL encoded by the exons ATGATGCCACGGGAGAGCAATCGTGGGAGGTTGCGTTCACATGAGGCGTGCCTGAACTGCAG gaggaagaaaactCGTTGCCCGGCAGAAAGGCCATCTTGTTCAAACTGCGTCCGTCTAAATCAGCCCTGTCTCTATACGTCGGCCCGGAGGGCATCGCGGGGTGGACAATCG GAAGACCGGCTGGCATccttggaagagaaggtaaATCTCATCCTAAGTGGCTCCAG ACCGGTCAAGGCGGCCCGTCAAGACCAAAAACGCGAGGAGCTCGACGATATACCAGAGGCACCCTACTCCAAGAACAGCAACCCATCTTCTGGCGAACCAGCTTTTGAGCGCTTCTCTCCCGGATCGggttccttttcttttggattCGGCAATAATGAGGACTCAAATCTCCATCCCTCTTCGGCGGCAGTCAGCAAAGCCTTAGAACTGTATTTCCATTACTGTCATCGGCAGCCGATCTGGTGCTTCGATTATGAGGACCTCGAGGAAAAGGGTAGTCTTTCTGACGAGCTTATCTATAGCGTCCTAGCGCTGACCGCGCGCTTTTCGCGTGAGCCGGGTCAGTCGCAGCGTTATGGAAATACCGCGCGAACGCTAATCATGCTTCGCGTGGCAAATGGCACAGTGGACCTTGAAACCATCGAAAGTCTGTGTCTGCTTTCGTATTCTTCATTCATCG ACGGGGACGTGCACCTCGGTCGGTTTCATCTTGGCCTGGCTTTCCAGCTTTGCCGGTCAGCGATGATGGACGTGGAATCTGGCTATCCCCTTGAAAGTCCTCTAACGGAGCGAAAGAAACGTTTGTTCTGGAGTCTTCAATCACTGGAGCAGACATACGGTCAACAAAATGGGTTTCTTAGCCTCCCCGCCGAGAACCTGCGTCCGTTCTGTGCTCCCAACGGCGGAGACCGGGGGTCATCAAAGGAGTTCGAACCAAAGCCGCCCCAATTACCACGGGATGATATTGGATGCTCCTCGCCCAACGACATAGGCATTTGGAGCCTGGCGGTCCATTTCGGATGGGTTTGGAGCAGGGTCCGCACGTATGTATCCCACTGCGCACAAAATCGACTAAAAGAGCCTTGGCGCCACGATTCAATGTACACGATGATACTTTCGGACCTGACTGAGGTGGAGAACAAGCTCTCTCAGTGTCACCGATATGATTCGGTCAAATTCTATGAGCGGAAAGCAGACGAGCTGAGAATGAACCGGGGGTACTGGACGCCATGGTTGAAAGCGCAGTTCACGTATCATTGCATCCTGACTGTGCTGAACCACCCTTTCCTCTACATTGTGGCATCACAGTCGAATCCGAATCTCTCCATTCCCAATGCCTTTTGGAGACGGTCTTCAGAGCTAGTTGTATTGCATGCGACCTGGCTTGTCCGTATGATCGATATGGTCTcggaaaggaaaatgcgCCTGATTGATCCCTTCTTTGGACACGCCGCGGCGATTGCAGCCACAGTACATCTTTATTATTGTTGCGCAGCGGATCCACGACTGAagcaaaaatcaaaaatcgACTTCGACAAATGTCGGACGTTTCTCAAAAgttttgttcctttctcTGCAGCCTGCAAAGCTTTG GACCAAACTCTGGACAAGATGACACGGATTGCATGCGGCTCGGAAAATGTGAACTACGACTGGATGCCGTCCAAGATCCACCTGAGTATCCCGTTGATGTGGGACCTTCTCCAAATCAACTGTATGCCGGAGCCTCGGGAGATGTCTGGTGGCTTATTGCATCCCACGCTGATACCCGCCATTTCACGAGACGATACCGGGGAAAGCTCCTGTACGCTAGAAGTCATTGTGGCCATGTCACCTGAAGTCACTGTCAATACGGCAGATGGCGGACAGGCCGCCCATATGCAACCGAGCGTGACCAACATGTCCTCCGTGCAATCTTCACCCGACAGCCTCGCGTTCGCTGACAAGTTGGTCGCGCCGGCTGACAGTCTCATGATGAATACCCCGTGGCTCTGGACGGGTCAGTTTCCGGATATGGATAATATGGACTATCAAGAGCCCGAATCCGGCATGGGAAATGTCGACGGATTTTCCGCCTGGTGGGATATTGGGAATCTCTAA
- a CDS encoding putative fructosyl amino acid oxidase: MAAKNERIIIIGAGIFGLGTALTLKEKGYRFVTVLDRAMPPVPDGSSNDISRVIRFDYGDEVYARMGKEAFDLWKTPAYKEAFHQSGCLWVTQKETPGQPVQPAAEEYSRKTREILTKMGEPWHSVPTVEDCKREFPEFTGPLGNPGFYAFFNNSGGWADAGLASARVAARCIAAGVSFITGPDGQVTDFEKRADGTIEAVRTSSGNRITGDKFIVATGAWTASLVPSWNSMVAAAQIVGYMRLTPEEMIRLRNMPVYFNLSTGFFCFPPHDGTNILKVAVHSYGYTHSQNGISAPPAAPPSARANFIPEEAVERLNLGMKDLFPDLEPKGWERVALCWYNDTPTGDFILDYHPQHKNMFIATGGSGHAFKFLPVIGKYVVGCFEKNLSQDLLQKWKFPTEYKERFQGDVFKGDGSRGGPERRELTPQERERFAGALTAASTRQSKI; the protein is encoded by the exons ATGGCAGCGAAGAACGAACGTATTATCATTATCGGGGCGGGCATCTTTGGCCTGGGAACCGCCCTGacattgaaggagaagggttATCGCTTTGTGACCGTCCTCGACCGAGCCATGCCCCCTGTTCCCGATGGTTCCAGTAACGACATTTCCCGCGTCATTCGATTCGATTACGGAGATGAGGTCTACGCTCGCATGGGTAAGGAGGCTTTCGACCTCTGGAAGACACCCGCGTATAAGGAAGCCTTCCATCAATCCGGTTGTCTCTGGGTTACTCAGAAGGAGACTCCCGGACAACCTGTGCAGCCCGCCGCCGAGGAATACAGTCGCAAAACCAGAGAGATTCTGACCAAGATGGGCGAGCCCTGGCACTCAGTGCCCACGGTGGAAGACTGCAAGCGGGAATTCCCTGAGTTTACCGGCCCTCTGGGCAACCCGGGCTTCTAcgccttcttcaacaactCGGGCGGATGGGCAGATGCAGGTCTTGCCTCGGCTCGTGTGGCAGCTCGGTGTATCGCAGCGGGCGTGTCGTTCATCACTGGCCCCGATGGCCAAGTCACCGACTTTGAGAAGAGGGCAGACGGTACCATCGAAGCTGTCCGCACGAGCAGTGGTAACCGTATCACAGGTGACAAGTTCATCGTCGCCACCGGTGCCTGGACCGCCAGTCTCGTTCCATCCTGGAACTCCATGGTCGCGGCTGCTCAGATTGTCGGATATATGCGCCTCACCCCCGAGGAGATGATCCGGTTGAGGAACATGCCTGTCTACTTCAACCTCTCCACCGGATTTTTCTGCTTCCCTCCCCATGACGGAACCAATATCTTGAAGGTCGCCGTCCACAGCTATGGCTACACCCACTCGCAAAACGGCATTTCTGCGCCCCCAGCTGCCCCGCCGTCGGCCCGCGCGAACTTCATCCCAGAGGAGGCCGTCGAGCGTCTCAACCTCGGTATGAAGGATCTCTTTCCAGACCTGGAGCCCAAGGGCTGGGAGCGGGTCGCGCTCTGCTGGTACAACGATACCCCGACCGGGGATTTCATCCTGGATTATCACCCGCAACACAAGAACATGTTCATTGCCACCGGTGGTAGCGGACA TGCATTCAAATTCTTACCCGTAATCGGCAAGTACGTCGTCGGATGCTTCGAAAAGAACCTTTCGCAAGACCTGTTGCAAAAATGGAAGTTTCCCACCGAGTACAAAGAGCGGTTCCAGGGCGATGTATTCAAGGGAGATGGAAGTCGTGGAGGCCCTGAGAGGAGAGAGTTGACTCCTCAGGAACGTGAGAGATTTGCCGGCGCTTTGACAGCTGCTTCGACAAGGCAGAGCAAGATTTAA